From Azospirillum brasilense:
ATGGCACGGTCATCCATGGCGCTGATCCTTTCCGGGTTGAGAGACTGGGGCGCGGCGGGCCAGCGCCTCCGGGTCGGCGCGGTCGCGCTGACGCTTGTAGAAGGGTCGTTCGGTATGGTGGCGGGCCACGAAATCGCGCATCCATTCCGCGAGATCGGGCGGCAGGGGGATGGCCTCGATCAGATCGTCGCCCGCGTCGGAATGGGCGTCCACCTCGCCGGGATCGACGGTGACGGCGAGCAGCCGCAGCCCCGGCTCCTCCGCACAGCGGCGCAGGATGACGTAGAGCATCGGGTGGCCGCCCTTCAGATTCTCGACGTAGTTCTCCGTCTCGCCGGGATGGAGCACGATCTCGGTGGCGCCCGCGTAATAGCCGGTGCGCTCGCCGTCCTGCGACAGCACGGTCCAGGGCGCGCGGTCGGGCAGCGCCGGCAGAGCGCCGGTCACCCGCCAGCGGGCGTCCACCCAGGGGTTGTCGATGCGCTGGCGCTCCACCGTGATCCCGACGCCGCGCCGTTCGGCTTGTCCGATCATGACCGTGTCCCCTCTGCCTTGCGGACCAGTCGCTGTTCCCAGACCCGCCGCACCGGCTCGAAGCCCGCTTCCATCCAACGGTCGATCCAGGTCAGGAGATGCCGGGTGAAGCTCTCCAGCACCGCCACGGCGTCGGTGTCGCCGAAGCCCTCCTCGCGCAGAGCCGTGCGGTCGGGGCGGCGTCCGGGGTCGGGATCGTCGGGGTCGCCCAGAACCTCCAACTCCGCGCCGACCACGGCCCAAGCGGGAAGCCCGTCCTCGGCGCCGGGACCCAGCGCGACGGTCACCCGGCCGGCCACGGCGCCGTTCAGCAGCAGGCGGCCCGCGCCGTCGAAGCGGATGCTCTGGTTCGGCGGCCCCAGCGCCTCCAGCGCGTCGGCCAGCGCGACCAGGGTAACGGCGGCGAGGCCGTCACCCGCGTCCGGACGGTCGGGAACCAGCACCACCGCCACGTCCAGCCGGTCGCGCCGGCCATTGTGGACGAGCGTGCCGGGCGCCGCCTCCTCCGCGGCGAAGCGGCAGGCGGTAGCGAAGGGGCCGTCCGCCTCGGCGGGCCAGGGGCGGAAGATGGGCGGCAGTGTCGGGGCGTCGGTCGGGTCCATGCCCCTGATAACGCACGAACGCGAGGGTTGGTGCCCGCGCCTGTTGGTGGGGGACGGCCTTGTCGCCCCCCTTGCCCAAAGGAGTCCGCCGCCTTGCTCGCCGCTCTCATTTCCTCCAGCCTTGTCGCCGGGCTGCTGATGACCGGCAACGTCATCGCCCAGGAAGCCACCAAGGAGTCGCTGTCCAACGACATCAAGGTGCAGCAAAGCCAGGAGCCGCCCCCCAACCAGCAGGGCGTCCGCGCGCCCAAGGCCACCACCAGCGGCGAAACCCAGGGGGCGGAGCTTCAGCAGGCGCTGGCCGACGTCCGCCGGGCACCGCCCGACTTGCAGGGCAACCCGGTGCCCCGGCCGAACCAATGGGCCAGCGAGCCCGACATGGGGCACGAGCCGACCCGCTCCGAAAACCCCTCCGATCTGAGCAGCCAGGAAGCCAAGTAAGGGAGCACACGAACGATTCGCGAGACGCATCCTTTTCCGCTTGATATGCTCGTATCGAGCATTTATGGTTTTGCTCACGACGAGCATTAAAGGAATGCGCCATGCGCGACACCACCGGCCTTGCCTACACGCCCGA
This genomic window contains:
- a CDS encoding DUF3305 domain-containing protein; translation: MIGQAERRGVGITVERQRIDNPWVDARWRVTGALPALPDRAPWTVLSQDGERTGYYAGATEIVLHPGETENYVENLKGGHPMLYVILRRCAEEPGLRLLAVTVDPGEVDAHSDAGDDLIEAIPLPPDLAEWMRDFVARHHTERPFYKRQRDRADPEALARRAPVSQPGKDQRHG
- a CDS encoding biotin/lipoate--protein ligase family protein; its protein translation is MDPTDAPTLPPIFRPWPAEADGPFATACRFAAEEAAPGTLVHNGRRDRLDVAVVLVPDRPDAGDGLAAVTLVALADALEALGPPNQSIRFDGAGRLLLNGAVAGRVTVALGPGAEDGLPAWAVVGAELEVLGDPDDPDPGRRPDRTALREEGFGDTDAVAVLESFTRHLLTWIDRWMEAGFEPVRRVWEQRLVRKAEGTRS